In Helicobacter bilis, a genomic segment contains:
- a CDS encoding NADH-quinone oxidoreductase subunit C has translation MIRRKAQKQDVQKKVYHTDRFYQPITTPKIETINSNYKEVLESLQKEVNILNSYVEINQAVFYVPKEDVCRALEILKSMKYNIMSEMSAIDNLASDGTFELFYQLTSHEKSHKDRRRLRVKCALKENEAMPSVSGIFACANWSERECYDMFGIKFLNHPFLKRILMPIDWVGNPLLKTYPLKGDEFASWYEVDKIFGREYRDVVGPEQRDSARIDRNDSINFSRIGKEVPKGATPSDMVHEISYQETNKPPILQKFPNTQPKVREKRV, from the coding sequence ATGATACGCAGAAAAGCACAAAAACAAGATGTCCAAAAAAAAGTCTATCATACAGATAGATTCTATCAGCCTATAACAACCCCAAAAATAGAGACTATAAACTCAAACTATAAAGAAGTTTTAGAATCCCTGCAAAAAGAAGTTAATATATTAAATAGCTATGTAGAGATTAATCAAGCAGTATTTTATGTCCCAAAAGAAGATGTTTGCAGGGCGTTAGAGATTCTAAAATCTATGAAATACAACATTATGTCTGAAATGAGTGCGATTGATAATCTTGCAAGTGATGGGACATTTGAGCTTTTCTATCAGCTTACTTCACATGAAAAATCACATAAAGACCGCCGTAGATTGCGTGTAAAATGTGCTTTAAAAGAAAATGAGGCTATGCCTAGTGTGAGTGGCATTTTTGCTTGTGCGAATTGGAGTGAGAGAGAATGCTATGATATGTTTGGTATAAAGTTTCTCAATCACCCATTTTTGAAGCGAATCCTTATGCCTATTGATTGGGTAGGCAATCCTTTATTAAAAACCTATCCATTAAAAGGCGATGAGTTTGCCTCATGGTATGAAGTCGATAAGATTTTTGGCAGAGAATATAGAGATGTTGTAGGACCAGAGCAAAGAGATAGTGCAAGGATTGATAGAAATGATAGTATCAATTTCTCACGCATAGGGAAAGAAGTGCCAAAGGGTGCAACGCCAAGCGATATGGTGCATGAGATAAGCTATCAAGAGACAAATAAACCACCGATTCTACAAAAGTTTCCAAACACACAACCAAAAGTGCGTGAAAAACGAGTATAG